From Micromonospora nigra, one genomic window encodes:
- a CDS encoding DUF2314 domain-containing protein, producing MLITDDFLPVPVPESLSATYLVPMAGLPKVSAKTAVRGLAGRLAEPVHGLARQMLDSPLMSVDTRPIGEFPELPPDLLTAFGATEEQLGRLAAASHLVVVQAEYRPGWPPAHEWAARAVAAAVAETAGSDVVDVFGLQFLDPATALRSLPDDQGRIRLVDWVLVPYSSDAEGLWFTTKGLRRFGLLELQTQGVPDHLTRAWGAVMTGAARRLLRDWTDGLAGEEVPAFVPLPVLATVTGHDIAVAYGNPEQHGATAPVLLRLELDPATDPEADSFLSLRPPAGHPGPAGRYFAAACATLFTGIQPDVRYARPGDAMSRAIATARGALGDVRARFVAGQLPPQTQLVVKYGLPGDDGPEYVWAGVTSWEAPERIVGASASDAHTDPSVRIGSPVVVETADVVDWALLDASGVIEGGWTQAVLDAGESPPPPP from the coding sequence ATGCTCATCACGGACGACTTCCTGCCCGTCCCGGTCCCGGAGTCGCTGAGCGCGACCTATCTGGTGCCGATGGCGGGGCTGCCGAAGGTCAGCGCGAAGACGGCGGTGCGCGGGTTGGCTGGCCGGCTGGCCGAACCGGTGCACGGCCTGGCCCGGCAGATGCTGGACAGCCCGCTGATGAGCGTGGACACCCGGCCCATCGGCGAGTTCCCCGAGCTGCCGCCCGACCTGCTCACCGCGTTCGGCGCGACCGAGGAGCAGCTGGGCCGGCTGGCCGCGGCGAGCCACCTGGTGGTCGTGCAGGCCGAGTACCGGCCGGGGTGGCCGCCGGCGCACGAGTGGGCCGCCCGCGCGGTCGCCGCCGCCGTGGCCGAGACGGCCGGCAGCGACGTGGTCGACGTGTTCGGTCTCCAGTTCCTCGACCCGGCAACGGCGCTGCGTTCGCTGCCCGACGACCAGGGACGGATCCGGCTGGTCGACTGGGTGCTGGTGCCCTACTCCTCGGACGCGGAGGGGCTGTGGTTCACCACGAAGGGCCTGCGCCGGTTCGGGTTGCTGGAACTGCAGACGCAGGGCGTGCCCGACCACCTGACCCGGGCGTGGGGCGCGGTGATGACCGGAGCAGCCCGCCGGCTGCTGCGGGACTGGACCGACGGGCTGGCCGGCGAGGAGGTGCCCGCCTTCGTACCGCTGCCGGTGCTGGCCACGGTGACCGGGCACGACATCGCGGTGGCGTACGGCAATCCGGAGCAGCACGGGGCGACCGCGCCGGTGCTGCTGCGGCTGGAGCTGGATCCGGCCACCGACCCGGAGGCCGACTCGTTCCTCAGCCTGCGCCCACCGGCCGGTCACCCGGGTCCGGCGGGGCGCTACTTCGCCGCCGCGTGCGCCACGCTGTTCACCGGGATCCAGCCGGATGTGCGCTATGCCCGCCCCGGTGACGCCATGAGCCGGGCGATCGCCACGGCCCGCGGCGCGCTGGGCGACGTGCGGGCACGGTTCGTCGCCGGTCAGCTTCCGCCGCAGACGCAGCTGGTGGTCAAGTACGGCCTGCCGGGCGACGACGGCCCGGAGTACGTGTGGGCGGGGGTCACGTCGTGGGAGGCGCCCGAGCGGATCGTGGGAGCCAGCGCCAGCGACGCCCACACCGACCCGAGCGTCCGGATCGGTTCCCCGGTGGTGGTGGAGACCGCTGACGTCGTCGACTGGGCCCTGCTGGACGCCTCGGGCGTCATCGAGGGCGGCTGGACCCAGGCCGTCCTCGACGCCGGCGAATCCCCCCCTCCCCCACCCTGA
- the gcvT gene encoding glycine cleavage system aminomethyltransferase GcvT — protein sequence MTDVTSGAAETRLRRSPLHERHTSLGAKFAPFGGWEMPLEYAGGGVLREHTAVRTDVGIFDVSHLGKARVTGPGAADLVNACLSNDLRRIAPGRAQYTLCCDDATGGVVDDVIAYLYADDHVFLVPNAANTAEVVRRLRTAAPPSVAVTDEHEAYAVLAVQGPRSAELLGALGLPTEHGYMSFSPGSVAGAELTVCRTGYTGELGYELVVPAEHAVAVWDAVFGVDGFAPRACGLAARDTLRTEMGYPLHGQDLSLEITPVQARAGWAVGWDKPAFWGRDALLAEKAAGPRRTLRGLVAVDRAIPRPGMAVFSGDARVGTVTSGTFSPTRKQGVALALIDTAADLTDDDTVEVDIRGRRVAMRLTRPPFVTPSVK from the coding sequence ATGACCGACGTGACCTCCGGTGCCGCCGAGACCCGGCTGCGCCGTTCCCCGCTGCACGAGCGGCACACCTCGCTCGGCGCCAAGTTCGCCCCGTTCGGTGGTTGGGAGATGCCCCTGGAGTACGCCGGTGGCGGGGTGCTCAGGGAACACACCGCCGTGCGGACCGATGTCGGGATCTTCGACGTGTCCCACCTGGGCAAGGCCCGGGTGACCGGGCCGGGCGCGGCCGACCTCGTCAACGCCTGCCTCAGCAACGACCTGCGGCGCATCGCGCCGGGCCGGGCCCAGTACACCCTGTGCTGCGATGACGCCACCGGCGGCGTGGTCGACGACGTCATCGCCTACCTGTACGCCGACGATCACGTCTTCCTCGTCCCGAACGCCGCGAACACCGCCGAGGTGGTGCGCCGGCTGCGCACCGCCGCCCCACCGTCGGTCGCCGTCACCGACGAACACGAGGCGTACGCCGTCCTCGCCGTGCAGGGGCCGCGCTCGGCGGAACTGCTGGGCGCGCTGGGACTGCCGACGGAGCACGGCTACATGAGCTTCTCGCCGGGGTCGGTGGCGGGGGCGGAGCTGACCGTCTGCCGCACCGGCTACACGGGGGAGCTGGGTTACGAACTGGTGGTACCGGCGGAGCACGCCGTCGCGGTGTGGGACGCGGTGTTCGGCGTCGACGGGTTCGCGCCGCGCGCCTGCGGGCTGGCCGCCCGGGACACCCTGCGCACCGAGATGGGCTACCCGCTGCACGGTCAGGACCTGTCCCTGGAGATCACCCCCGTGCAGGCCCGCGCCGGGTGGGCGGTCGGCTGGGACAAGCCGGCCTTCTGGGGGCGCGACGCGCTGCTCGCCGAGAAGGCCGCCGGCCCCCGTCGTACGCTGCGCGGCCTGGTGGCCGTCGATCGGGCCATCCCGCGTCCGGGAATGGCCGTGTTCAGCGGCGACGCGCGGGTCGGCACGGTCACCAGCGGCACCTTCAGCCCGACCAGGAAGCAGGGCGTCGCCCTGGCGCTCATCGACACCGCCGCCGACCTCACCGACGACGACACCGTCGAGGTCGACATCCGTGGCCGGCGCGTCGCCATGCGCCTGACCCGTCCCCCTTTCGTCACCCCCTCGGTCAAGTGA
- a CDS encoding leucyl aminopeptidase: MTSPSTTLSLVDTDPAELAVDAIVIGVHSQTGDAADGPAAALLLASGAESIAAAFDGKLTETLALLGATGSPGEVVKLATLGTVTAPLVAAVGLGPEPSGAAPAPETLRRAAGAAVRALAGAPRVALALPVPDDADAAAALRAVAEGALLGSYRFAGYKTRPQPARREPVAEVLVAVPDAGDAGARAEIDRATIVAGAVRRTRDWVNAAPNELRPPTFADAVAEAAREAGLGVEVLDEAALREGGYGGITAVGQGSEAPPRLVKLTWTPEGGGSGKRVALVGKGITFDTGGVSIKPAQGMWEMKSDMAGAAAVAGAMLAVAALRPAVAVTAYVPMAENMPSGSSYRPGDVITMYNGKKVEVLNTDAEGRLILGDAIARACEDGCDYLFETSTLTGGQVVALGKRIAGVMGTPELCERVKAAGEAVGELAWPMPLPDDVRKGMDSEVADISQVNAGMDRAGHMLQGGVFLREFVTDGVAWTHIDVAGPSYHSGEATGYWTKGGTGVPVRMLLQLVDDIAANG; encoded by the coding sequence GTGACATCGCCCAGCACCACACTGAGCCTGGTCGACACCGACCCCGCCGAGCTCGCCGTCGACGCGATCGTGATCGGCGTGCACAGCCAGACGGGGGACGCCGCCGACGGCCCCGCCGCCGCCCTGCTGCTGGCCAGCGGCGCGGAGAGCATCGCGGCGGCGTTCGACGGCAAGCTGACCGAGACGCTGGCGCTGCTCGGCGCGACCGGCAGCCCCGGCGAGGTGGTCAAGCTGGCCACGCTCGGCACCGTCACCGCTCCGCTGGTCGCCGCGGTCGGCCTCGGCCCCGAGCCGTCCGGTGCCGCTCCGGCGCCGGAGACCCTGCGCCGTGCCGCCGGCGCGGCCGTGCGGGCCCTGGCCGGCGCGCCCCGGGTGGCACTGGCCCTGCCGGTGCCGGACGACGCGGACGCCGCCGCGGCCCTGCGCGCGGTGGCGGAAGGCGCGCTGCTGGGCAGCTACCGCTTCGCCGGCTACAAGACCCGCCCGCAGCCGGCCCGCCGGGAGCCGGTGGCCGAGGTGCTGGTGGCCGTGCCGGACGCCGGTGACGCGGGCGCGCGGGCCGAGATCGACCGGGCGACGATCGTGGCCGGGGCCGTGCGACGCACCCGCGACTGGGTCAACGCCGCGCCGAACGAGCTGCGTCCGCCGACGTTCGCCGACGCTGTTGCCGAGGCCGCCCGGGAGGCCGGCCTGGGCGTCGAGGTGCTCGACGAGGCCGCGCTGCGCGAGGGCGGGTACGGGGGCATCACCGCCGTGGGCCAGGGCTCGGAGGCCCCGCCGCGCCTGGTCAAGCTTACCTGGACGCCCGAGGGTGGCGGTTCGGGCAAGCGGGTGGCGCTGGTCGGCAAGGGCATCACCTTCGACACCGGCGGCGTCTCGATCAAGCCCGCGCAGGGCATGTGGGAGATGAAGTCCGACATGGCCGGCGCGGCGGCGGTGGCCGGGGCGATGCTGGCGGTCGCGGCGCTGCGGCCGGCGGTGGCCGTGACCGCGTACGTGCCGATGGCGGAGAACATGCCGTCGGGCAGCTCGTACCGGCCGGGTGACGTGATCACCATGTACAACGGCAAGAAGGTGGAGGTGCTCAACACCGACGCCGAGGGCCGGCTGATCCTCGGCGACGCGATCGCCCGAGCCTGTGAGGACGGCTGCGACTACCTGTTCGAGACGTCCACCCTGACCGGCGGGCAGGTCGTGGCACTGGGGAAGCGGATCGCCGGCGTGATGGGCACCCCGGAGCTGTGCGAGCGGGTGAAGGCGGCCGGCGAGGCGGTGGGCGAGCTGGCCTGGCCGATGCCGCTGCCGGACGACGTGCGCAAGGGCATGGACTCCGAGGTCGCCGACATCTCCCAGGTCAACGCCGGGATGGACCGCGCCGGCCACATGCTCCAGGGCGGGGTGTTCCTGCGCGAGTTCGTCACCGACGGGGTCGCCTGGACGCACATCGACGTCGCCGGGCCGAGCTACCACTCGGGTGAGGCGACCGGCTACTGGACCAAGGGCGGCACCGGCGTCCCCGTCCGCATGCTGCTCCAGCTCGTCGACGACATCGCCGCCAACGGCTGA
- the lpdA gene encoding dihydrolipoyl dehydrogenase: MSEPNDATFDIVILGGGSGGYATALRAAQLGLTVALVEKGKLGGTCLHNGCIPTKALLHAAEIADQTRESEQFGVKAELVGIDMAAVNSYKDGVISRLYKGLQGLVGGSKGITFVAGAGKLVAPNAVEVDGKRYTGRNVVLASGSYAKSLPGLEVDGERILTSDHALTLDRVPASAIVLGGGVIGVEFASVWKSFGVDVTIVEALPRLVAAEDEESSKALERAFRKRKINFKVGKPFEKVEKTDQGVRLTIAGGETVEAELLLVAVGRGPNTADLGYEEQGVKMDRGYVLTDERLRTSVPNVYAVGDIVPGLQLAHRGFQQGIFVAEEIAGQNPAVIDEAGIPRVTYSDPELASVGLTEAKAKEQYGADKVKAYNYNLGGNGKSQILRTAGFVKLVRVVDGPVVGVHMVGARVGEMVGEAQLIFNWEAYPAEVAQLVHAHPTQNEALGEAHLALAGKPLHAHA, translated from the coding sequence GTGAGCGAGCCGAACGACGCAACCTTCGACATCGTCATCCTCGGAGGTGGCAGCGGCGGCTACGCCACCGCCCTGCGCGCCGCCCAGCTCGGACTGACGGTCGCGCTGGTCGAGAAGGGCAAGCTCGGCGGCACCTGCCTGCACAACGGCTGCATCCCGACCAAGGCGCTGCTGCACGCGGCGGAGATCGCCGACCAGACCCGCGAGTCGGAGCAGTTCGGCGTGAAGGCCGAACTGGTCGGCATCGACATGGCGGCGGTCAACTCGTACAAGGACGGCGTGATCTCCCGGCTGTACAAGGGCCTGCAGGGCCTGGTGGGCGGCTCGAAGGGCATCACCTTCGTGGCGGGTGCCGGCAAGCTGGTCGCGCCGAACGCGGTCGAGGTGGACGGCAAGCGGTACACCGGCCGCAACGTGGTGCTGGCCTCCGGCTCGTACGCCAAGAGCCTGCCCGGCCTGGAGGTCGACGGCGAGCGGATTCTCACCAGCGACCACGCTCTCACCCTGGACCGGGTCCCGGCGTCGGCGATCGTGCTCGGCGGCGGCGTGATCGGCGTCGAGTTCGCCAGCGTGTGGAAGTCCTTCGGCGTGGACGTGACGATCGTCGAGGCGCTGCCCCGGCTGGTGGCCGCCGAGGACGAGGAGTCGTCGAAGGCGCTGGAGCGGGCCTTCCGCAAGCGGAAGATCAACTTTAAGGTCGGCAAGCCGTTCGAGAAGGTCGAGAAGACCGACCAGGGCGTCCGACTGACGATCGCCGGCGGCGAGACCGTCGAGGCGGAGCTGCTCCTGGTCGCCGTCGGCCGGGGCCCGAACACGGCCGACCTCGGGTACGAGGAGCAGGGCGTCAAGATGGACCGCGGCTACGTGCTGACCGACGAGCGGCTGCGCACCAGCGTGCCGAACGTCTACGCGGTCGGCGACATCGTGCCCGGCCTCCAGCTCGCCCACCGCGGCTTCCAGCAGGGCATCTTCGTCGCCGAGGAGATCGCCGGGCAGAACCCGGCCGTGATCGACGAGGCGGGCATCCCGCGGGTCACCTACTCCGATCCGGAGCTGGCGTCGGTCGGCCTCACCGAGGCGAAGGCCAAGGAGCAGTACGGTGCCGACAAGGTGAAGGCCTACAACTACAACCTGGGCGGCAACGGCAAGAGCCAGATCCTCAGGACGGCCGGCTTCGTGAAGCTGGTCCGGGTGGTCGACGGCCCCGTCGTCGGCGTGCACATGGTCGGCGCCCGGGTCGGCGAGATGGTCGGCGAGGCGCAGCTCATCTTCAACTGGGAGGCGTACCCGGCCGAGGTGGCGCAGCTCGTGCACGCCCACCCGACGCAGAACGAGGCCCTGGGCGAGGCGCACCTGGCTCTCGCCGGCAAGCCGCTGCACGCGCACGCCTGA
- the sucB gene encoding 2-oxoglutarate dehydrogenase, E2 component, dihydrolipoamide succinyltransferase, protein MPVSVTMPRLGESVTEGTVTRWLKQEGDTVEVDEPLLEVSTDKVDTEIPSPAAGVLTRIVVGEDETAEVGSELAVISGEGESEGGGAAPQQEQAPAEQAAEAAAQPQAEAEQSAVEEPAQAEAAPAPSGEGTPVKMPALGESVTEGTVTRWLKQVGETVEVDEPLLEVSTDKVDTEIPSPVAGTVLEITVAEDETAEVGATLAVVGAAGAAPAEAKPEPKPEPKPEPKPEPKAEAKPEPEATPQPKAEEKPQTKVEEPTPGLSYNEPSAEAEVAADPAEAERAATPSAAATTPQRPSTAAQNGDEGAGYVTPLVRKLANEHGVDLSSVNGTGVGGRIRKQDVLEAAEKARAAKAAPAQQPAAAQAAPAAKPAAKPQPSAKRGTTEKLPRIRAAIAKRMQQSLHEMAQLTTVIEVDVTRIAKLRARAKESFPQRHGVKLSFLPFFALAAIEALQRYPIVNAQMDLDGGTITYPESENLGIAVDTERGLLVPVIHNAGDLNLGGIAKRVADLAERTRTNKISPDEIAGATFTLTNTGSRGALFDTPIVPSPQSAMLGTGAVVKRPVVVNDPELGEVVAVRSMVYLALSYDHRLIDGADAARFLVAVKERLEAGAFEAELGL, encoded by the coding sequence ATGCCGGTATCGGTCACCATGCCCCGGCTCGGCGAGAGCGTCACCGAGGGCACCGTCACGCGCTGGCTCAAGCAGGAGGGCGACACCGTCGAGGTCGACGAGCCGCTGCTGGAGGTGTCCACCGACAAGGTCGACACGGAGATCCCGTCCCCCGCGGCCGGCGTGCTGACCCGGATCGTGGTGGGCGAGGACGAGACGGCCGAGGTCGGCAGCGAGCTGGCCGTGATCTCCGGCGAGGGTGAGTCGGAGGGTGGCGGGGCCGCCCCGCAGCAGGAGCAGGCCCCGGCCGAGCAGGCCGCCGAGGCTGCCGCGCAGCCGCAGGCCGAGGCGGAGCAGTCGGCCGTCGAGGAGCCGGCGCAGGCCGAGGCCGCCCCCGCGCCGTCGGGCGAGGGCACCCCGGTGAAGATGCCGGCCCTCGGCGAGAGCGTCACCGAGGGTACGGTCACCCGCTGGCTCAAGCAGGTCGGCGAGACCGTCGAGGTCGACGAGCCGCTGCTGGAGGTGTCCACCGACAAGGTCGACACGGAGATTCCGTCGCCGGTCGCCGGCACCGTACTGGAGATCACCGTCGCCGAGGACGAGACGGCCGAGGTCGGCGCGACCCTGGCAGTCGTCGGCGCGGCCGGAGCCGCCCCGGCGGAGGCGAAGCCCGAGCCGAAGCCCGAGCCGAAGCCCGAGCCGAAGCCCGAGCCGAAGGCGGAAGCGAAGCCCGAGCCGGAGGCCACGCCGCAGCCGAAGGCCGAGGAGAAGCCGCAGACGAAGGTCGAGGAGCCGACGCCGGGCCTGTCCTACAACGAGCCGTCCGCCGAGGCCGAGGTCGCCGCGGATCCGGCCGAGGCGGAGCGGGCGGCCACCCCCTCCGCGGCGGCCACGACCCCGCAGCGCCCGTCGACGGCCGCCCAGAACGGCGACGAGGGTGCCGGGTACGTGACCCCGCTGGTGCGCAAGCTGGCGAACGAGCACGGCGTGGACCTGTCCTCGGTCAACGGCACCGGCGTGGGTGGCCGGATCCGCAAGCAGGACGTGCTGGAGGCGGCGGAGAAGGCCAGGGCGGCCAAGGCCGCCCCCGCGCAGCAGCCCGCAGCGGCGCAGGCGGCCCCGGCGGCGAAGCCGGCCGCGAAGCCGCAGCCGAGCGCGAAGCGCGGCACGACCGAGAAGCTGCCCCGGATCCGCGCGGCCATCGCCAAGCGGATGCAGCAGTCGCTGCACGAGATGGCGCAGCTCACCACGGTGATCGAGGTGGACGTCACCCGGATAGCCAAGCTGCGTGCGCGGGCCAAGGAGTCGTTCCCGCAGCGGCACGGCGTCAAGCTGTCGTTCCTGCCGTTCTTCGCCCTCGCGGCCATCGAGGCGTTGCAGCGGTACCCGATCGTCAACGCGCAGATGGACCTCGACGGCGGAACGATCACCTACCCGGAGTCCGAGAACCTCGGCATCGCCGTGGACACCGAGCGCGGGCTCCTCGTACCGGTCATCCACAACGCCGGTGACCTCAACCTGGGCGGCATCGCCAAGCGCGTCGCCGACCTGGCGGAGCGCACCCGCACCAACAAGATCAGCCCGGACGAGATCGCCGGCGCGACCTTCACGCTGACCAACACGGGCAGCCGGGGCGCGCTGTTCGACACCCCGATCGTGCCGTCGCCGCAGTCGGCGATGCTCGGCACGGGTGCCGTGGTGAAGCGTCCGGTCGTGGTCAACGACCCGGAGCTGGGCGAGGTCGTCGCCGTCCGGTCGATGGTCTACCTGGCCCTGTCCTACGACCACCGGCTGATCGACGGCGCCGACGCGGCCCGTTTCCTGGTCGCGGTCAAGGAGCGGCTGGAGGCCGGTGCCTTCGAGGCCGAGCTGGGCCTGTAA
- a CDS encoding low temperature requirement protein A, protein MDSGRGRGRLGPAVPVAPGARVDRFEIFFDLVFVFSFFIITRATAAHISGTQLLQAMLVLAVLWWSWVVHSLVATRVRLGEGFVPVLMVVGMAALFCFALGLPQAFADPRANAAGPMVVAVSYLVVRVVHFVLFWHAIRHSSELRRRGLRFVPELAFSTVLLLVAALLPPRIDDIGQAETARDSLWLGVVLLQYATGLIARPQSWNVISAEHWTERYDLILIIALGESVISVGIGSNLLGQPPTWAAVAAAVLGIFFTAALWWVHYDMVGPAARIALHASTGTARVTMARDAYAYLYLPMIAGIILFSLGAEEIVHDITDVNVPLSAPSQGPGVPLLFGGVICYLVGNMLFQLRTLHTLSWTRVGAVGLLAVALPAAMPLPGLAAMTVLTAICIGLVAVEVVVYADARHALNRLVFAEKTTHETHEAAFRARWHDDEPTRPGPDASES, encoded by the coding sequence GTGGACAGCGGACGGGGACGAGGACGGCTGGGGCCGGCCGTGCCGGTGGCGCCCGGCGCCCGCGTCGACCGGTTCGAGATCTTCTTCGACCTGGTCTTCGTCTTCTCGTTCTTCATCATCACGCGGGCCACCGCCGCGCACATCAGCGGCACGCAGCTGCTACAGGCCATGCTGGTGCTCGCCGTGCTGTGGTGGAGCTGGGTGGTGCACAGTCTGGTGGCCACCCGGGTACGTCTCGGCGAGGGTTTCGTCCCGGTGCTGATGGTCGTCGGCATGGCCGCGCTGTTCTGCTTCGCGCTGGGTCTGCCGCAGGCGTTCGCGGATCCTCGCGCCAACGCCGCCGGGCCGATGGTGGTGGCGGTCAGCTACCTGGTCGTCCGGGTCGTGCACTTCGTGCTGTTCTGGCACGCCATCCGCCACTCTTCCGAGCTGCGCCGCAGGGGGCTCCGCTTCGTGCCGGAACTGGCCTTCAGCACGGTGCTGCTGCTGGTCGCCGCGCTGCTGCCGCCTCGCATCGACGACATCGGGCAGGCGGAGACGGCCCGCGACAGCCTGTGGTTGGGCGTCGTCCTGCTCCAGTACGCCACGGGCCTGATCGCCCGTCCGCAGAGCTGGAACGTGATCTCGGCCGAGCACTGGACCGAACGGTACGACCTCATCCTGATCATCGCGTTGGGTGAGTCGGTGATCTCGGTGGGCATCGGCAGCAACCTGCTCGGTCAGCCGCCGACCTGGGCCGCCGTCGCCGCCGCCGTGCTCGGCATCTTCTTCACCGCCGCGCTGTGGTGGGTGCACTACGACATGGTCGGCCCCGCCGCCCGGATCGCCCTGCACGCCTCGACGGGCACGGCCCGGGTGACCATGGCGCGCGACGCGTACGCGTACCTGTACCTGCCGATGATCGCGGGCATCATCCTGTTCTCGCTGGGCGCCGAGGAGATCGTGCACGACATCACCGACGTGAACGTCCCCCTCTCGGCACCCTCGCAGGGGCCCGGCGTACCGCTGCTGTTCGGCGGGGTGATCTGCTACCTGGTCGGCAACATGCTGTTCCAGCTGCGTACCCTGCACACCCTGTCGTGGACGCGGGTGGGCGCGGTCGGGCTGCTGGCCGTCGCCCTGCCGGCGGCCATGCCGCTGCCGGGACTGGCCGCGATGACCGTGCTCACCGCGATCTGCATCGGGCTGGTCGCGGTGGAGGTCGTCGTGTACGCCGACGCCCGGCACGCCCTGAACCGGCTCGTCTTCGCGGAGAAGACCACCCACGAGACGCACGAGGCCGCCTTCCGGGCCCGCTGGCACGACGACGAGCCGACTCGACCGGGCCCGGACGCCAGCGAGTCGTGA
- a CDS encoding TIGR01777 family oxidoreductase codes for MRILMAGASGFLGTRLVDLFTADGHQVVRLVRRAPRGPDERRWNPSAAQLDPTLVAEADAVVNLAGAGVGDRRWNEEYKRLIRASRVDTTSTLAITIAGLPAADRPEVLVNSSAIGWYGNTGDRAVEEDAPAGEGFLADVARVWEAATRPAEDAGVRVVRLRTGLPLHRDGGLLKPQLLPFRLGIAGRLGSGRQWVPWISMTDWLNAAAFTLARADIAGPVNVVGPTPVTNAEFTRELARQLHRPAVIPIPALALKVALGGFAQEALTSTRVLPGVLNRAAFTFRHPDLPSALTAALSP; via the coding sequence ATGCGGATCCTCATGGCCGGCGCGTCCGGCTTCCTCGGCACCCGGCTGGTCGACCTGTTCACCGCCGACGGGCACCAGGTCGTCCGGCTGGTCCGTCGGGCGCCGCGCGGCCCCGACGAGCGGCGGTGGAACCCGTCGGCGGCCCAGCTCGACCCGACGCTGGTCGCGGAGGCCGACGCGGTGGTCAATTTGGCCGGTGCGGGCGTGGGCGACCGGCGGTGGAACGAGGAGTACAAGCGGCTGATCCGCGCCAGCCGGGTGGACACCACCAGCACCCTGGCGATCACGATCGCCGGGTTGCCGGCCGCCGACCGCCCCGAGGTTCTGGTGAACTCCTCGGCGATCGGCTGGTACGGCAACACCGGTGACCGGGCCGTCGAGGAGGACGCGCCGGCCGGCGAGGGGTTCCTCGCCGACGTGGCCCGGGTCTGGGAGGCGGCGACCCGGCCGGCCGAGGACGCGGGGGTCCGGGTGGTTCGGCTACGCACCGGGCTGCCGCTGCACCGCGACGGCGGGCTGCTCAAGCCGCAGTTGCTGCCGTTCAGGCTGGGCATCGCGGGCCGGCTGGGCAGTGGACGGCAGTGGGTGCCCTGGATCTCCATGACGGACTGGCTGAACGCCGCCGCGTTCACTCTCGCCAGGGCCGACATCGCCGGTCCGGTGAACGTGGTGGGGCCGACCCCGGTGACCAACGCCGAGTTCACCCGGGAACTGGCCCGCCAGCTGCACCGTCCGGCGGTCATCCCGATCCCGGCACTGGCCCTGAAGGTGGCCCTGGGCGGCTTCGCACAGGAGGCGCTGACCAGCACCAGGGTCCTCCCCGGCGTCCTCAACCGCGCCGCCTTCACCTTCCGCCACCCCGACCTGCCCTCCGCCCTCACCGCCGCCCTGTCCCCCTGA
- a CDS encoding extracellular catalytic domain type 1 short-chain-length polyhydroxyalkanoate depolymerase: MRRTPSLFARLAGALAAAVLAATAAVAVAVPARAATLTQVTGFGSNPGNLTMYAYRPDNLPAGAPAVVLLHGCTQNAAGYFANTGWQKYADQWRFAVIVAQQSSANQATSCFNWFVEGDIRRGSGEALSIRQMTDHARNTYGTDPKRIFVSGLSAGGAMSAVMLATYPDVFAAGSVIAGLPYRCSPPAATSTCQYSGVDKSPAAWGDLVRNAYPGYTGPRPRVAIWHGTSDYVVVPANATELRDQWTNVRGVSQTPTSTASLPANTSLEVYGNNDVRVYRVAGMGHGTPVDPGSAPDQCGTAAAYILDTICSTYHDAVFFGLDGGAGPSPTPTAGPTTGPTPTPTPTASPTPTAPPTCVTASNYAHVSAGRAYHSGGYAYARGSNQRMGLYNIFYTTTLRQTAPAHWTIGC, translated from the coding sequence GTGCGCCGTACCCCGTCCCTCTTCGCCCGGCTGGCCGGCGCGCTCGCCGCAGCCGTCCTCGCCGCCACGGCCGCGGTCGCCGTCGCCGTGCCCGCCCGGGCCGCCACCCTGACCCAGGTCACCGGGTTCGGCTCGAACCCCGGCAACCTCACCATGTACGCCTACCGTCCCGACAACCTGCCCGCCGGCGCCCCCGCCGTCGTGCTGCTGCACGGCTGCACCCAGAACGCGGCCGGCTACTTCGCCAACACCGGCTGGCAGAAGTACGCCGACCAGTGGCGCTTCGCCGTGATCGTCGCCCAGCAGTCCAGCGCCAACCAGGCCACCTCCTGCTTCAACTGGTTCGTCGAAGGTGACATCCGACGCGGCTCCGGCGAGGCGCTGTCCATCAGGCAGATGACCGACCACGCCAGGAACACCTACGGCACCGACCCGAAGCGGATCTTCGTCAGCGGCCTGTCCGCCGGGGGCGCGATGAGCGCGGTCATGCTCGCCACCTACCCGGACGTGTTCGCCGCCGGCTCGGTGATCGCCGGTCTTCCGTACCGCTGCTCGCCGCCGGCCGCGACGAGCACCTGCCAGTACAGCGGGGTGGACAAGTCCCCGGCAGCCTGGGGTGACCTGGTGCGCAACGCGTACCCCGGGTACACCGGGCCGCGCCCGCGGGTGGCCATCTGGCACGGCACCTCCGACTACGTCGTGGTGCCGGCGAACGCCACCGAGCTGCGCGACCAGTGGACCAACGTCCGCGGGGTGTCGCAGACCCCGACCAGCACCGCGTCGCTGCCCGCCAACACCAGCCTCGAGGTGTACGGCAACAACGACGTACGGGTGTACCGGGTGGCCGGCATGGGCCACGGCACCCCTGTGGACCCCGGCTCCGCCCCCGACCAGTGCGGCACCGCCGCCGCGTACATCCTGGACACCATCTGTTCGACGTACCACGACGCGGTCTTCTTCGGCCTCGACGGCGGCGCGGGGCCGAGCCCCACGCCCACGGCCGGTCCCACCACGGGCCCGACGCCGACCCCCACCCCGACGGCGAGCCCGACCCCGACGGCACCCCCGACGTGTGTCACCGCCAGCAACTACGCCCACGTGAGCGCGGGCCGTGCGTACCACTCCGGCGGATACGCCTACGCCAGGGGCTCGAACCAGCGCATGGGCCTCTACAACATCTTCTACACCACCACCCTGCGTCAGACCGCCCCCGCCCACTGGACCATCGGCTGCTGA